In one Bacteroidota bacterium genomic region, the following are encoded:
- a CDS encoding efflux RND transporter periplasmic adaptor subunit — MMDVSPFRRWLRLRVWLLVACTTGLAGLSGCGADEAPPPEPLRPVRYEFARASGDAQTRTFAGVAQASSEAQVSFRVGGVVEAVNTRVGERVARGTVLARVDASDYVIQQRQAEAAQAQATAQLRNAEATYERTLQLYADQGASQSDLDAARAQYESAQAHVRSADAQQQVAARQVGYTRLTAPLTGAVADVLVAVGEQVGPGRPAFVVSGGGPLDVEVAVPEGLIGRIRAGTPARVRFGSLGGQIYAATVAEVGIASTASTTTFPVTVRLASDADEVRPGMAADVTLRLVGGTTSSGGVVVPAEAVGEDRAGRYVFVLAPQGDGEALALRRQVDLGGLTDDGITITSGVGDGDRVVTAGLSALADSQRVALLDAPASPPSRTD; from the coding sequence ATGATGGACGTATCCCCATTCCGTCGCTGGCTCCGCCTCCGTGTGTGGCTCCTGGTCGCCTGCACGACAGGCCTCGCCGGGCTCTCCGGGTGCGGTGCCGACGAGGCCCCGCCGCCGGAGCCGCTCCGCCCCGTGCGCTACGAGTTCGCTCGCGCGTCCGGCGACGCGCAGACGCGGACGTTCGCAGGCGTGGCGCAGGCAAGCTCCGAGGCGCAGGTGAGCTTCCGGGTGGGTGGCGTCGTAGAGGCCGTCAACACCCGAGTCGGCGAGCGCGTCGCGCGGGGCACCGTGCTGGCCCGCGTCGACGCGAGCGACTACGTGATCCAGCAGCGGCAGGCCGAGGCGGCGCAGGCGCAGGCGACCGCCCAACTCCGCAACGCCGAGGCGACCTACGAGCGCACGCTGCAACTCTACGCCGACCAGGGTGCCTCGCAGAGCGACCTCGACGCGGCACGGGCGCAGTACGAGTCCGCGCAGGCGCACGTCCGCTCCGCCGACGCGCAGCAGCAGGTCGCCGCCCGCCAGGTGGGCTACACCCGCCTGACCGCTCCGCTCACCGGCGCCGTCGCCGACGTGTTGGTGGCGGTGGGCGAGCAGGTCGGACCAGGGCGGCCCGCGTTCGTCGTGAGCGGCGGCGGGCCGCTCGACGTGGAGGTGGCCGTGCCCGAGGGGCTGATCGGTCGGATCCGTGCCGGCACGCCTGCCAGGGTGCGGTTCGGGTCGCTCGGCGGGCAGATCTACGCGGCGACCGTCGCCGAGGTCGGCATCGCGTCCACGGCCAGCACAACGACGTTTCCCGTGACGGTGCGCCTCGCGAGCGACGCCGACGAGGTCCGCCCCGGCATGGCTGCCGACGTCACCCTGCGCCTCGTCGGCGGCACGACCTCCTCTGGAGGCGTGGTCGTGCCCGCGGAGGCCGTCGGCGAGGACCGCGCGGGGCGCTACGTCTTCGTGCTGGCACCGCAGGGCGACGGCGAGGCGCTCGCGCTGCGCAGGCAGGTCGACCTCGGCGGCCTGACCGACGACGGCATCACGATCACCTCCGGTGTCGGGGATGGCGACCGGGTGGTGACGGCGGGCCTCAGCGCGCTCGCGGACAGCCAACGCGTGGCGCTCCTCGACGCACCCGCGTCGCCCCCCTCTCGCACGGACTGA
- a CDS encoding TolC family protein: MLSIVRILLALSVGAVGLLLGAPAQAQDTLRPIARVALLSDGPGVQGDSLSSLVAEELRVLAAREFDLRFQTAAADHTLPGAAQLVDRAMADPATDLVITLGVLTSQVAAQRREPPHPVIAAAVFDPRLQGLPLTGGTSGTSGVSYLVAPDLLARELVVFREIAAVDTVAVLVGAGLLQALPGIEQRLAALEAEVGLTLVPVGLGASPEDALDSVPASVDGVYVGPLSTASPQSIGLLAAALIERGLPSFSFGGRGGVERGLLASLSADRAARLARRVAVDAERVLLGDEPGAFSVHMTASERLVLNLATARQIGVTPPLGLVLEATLVGAPMRDPGVPLSLDEAMRGAVEGNLALAAQQRAVEAGAAQVREARATLLPQLEAGATGSLVDADLAEASLGQQPEWSAQGQLTLTQVLFSEDARANVGIQRASQEARTHEFAALELDIALDAAEAYLGVLRALALVEVQQANLALTRASLELADRREAIGAAGPAEALRLRAELATRRTDLIDAFVQVQAAEIALNQVLNRPLETPVAVATTVSEDRLADTDLLAAYIVDAEAFTRLRDVLSAEAIRAEPGIQALEAGIRAQDRAGRAARRAFYLPTVALVGQASTSLYEGGAGTEGLAFPTDPMQPMAASFPEAPGTFWTLGLNVTLPLFEGGGRTARLARATAEVHRLQLERDLIAQRIEQNVRTQLHVTAASYAAIQEARRAADAARQSLDIVTRSYAAGALDVTALLESQAAAQRAEASVTNAVYDFLVNVKRVERAIGRFEALAPAEEQEAFRRRLDAALQSTSSTP, translated from the coding sequence ATGCTCAGCATTGTTCGGATCCTTCTCGCGCTCTCGGTCGGCGCGGTCGGGCTCCTGCTAGGCGCGCCAGCTCAGGCGCAGGACACCCTGCGGCCCATCGCCCGCGTCGCGCTCCTCAGCGACGGGCCCGGCGTGCAGGGCGACTCCCTCTCCAGCCTGGTTGCCGAGGAGCTCCGCGTGCTGGCGGCGCGCGAGTTCGACCTCCGCTTTCAGACGGCAGCAGCGGACCACACCCTGCCGGGCGCGGCCCAACTCGTTGACCGGGCCATGGCCGACCCGGCGACCGACCTCGTGATCACGCTGGGCGTGCTGACGTCGCAGGTAGCGGCGCAACGGCGGGAGCCGCCGCATCCCGTCATCGCCGCGGCCGTGTTCGACCCGCGTCTCCAGGGGCTGCCGCTTACCGGCGGCACGAGCGGGACTTCGGGCGTCTCGTACCTGGTGGCTCCGGACCTGCTCGCTCGTGAACTCGTCGTGTTTCGCGAGATCGCGGCCGTAGACACCGTAGCGGTGCTCGTCGGCGCAGGCCTTCTGCAGGCGCTGCCAGGCATCGAGCAGCGGCTGGCCGCGCTCGAAGCGGAGGTCGGGCTGACGCTCGTGCCGGTCGGCCTGGGGGCCTCGCCGGAGGACGCACTCGACAGCGTGCCCGCGAGCGTGGACGGGGTGTACGTCGGGCCGCTCAGCACGGCGTCGCCGCAGAGCATAGGGCTGCTGGCGGCGGCCCTGATCGAGCGCGGGCTGCCCTCGTTCTCGTTCGGCGGTCGCGGCGGCGTGGAGCGCGGCCTGCTGGCGTCGCTGAGCGCCGACCGGGCTGCGCGGCTGGCGCGGCGCGTGGCCGTCGATGCGGAGCGCGTGCTGCTCGGCGACGAGCCGGGGGCCTTTTCCGTCCACATGACCGCCAGCGAGCGGCTGGTCCTCAACCTCGCTACCGCCCGCCAGATCGGCGTCACCCCACCGCTCGGTCTCGTACTGGAGGCCACGCTGGTCGGCGCACCGATGCGGGACCCCGGTGTACCGCTCTCGCTCGACGAGGCGATGCGCGGGGCCGTCGAGGGCAACCTGGCGCTGGCAGCCCAGCAGCGTGCCGTGGAAGCAGGGGCCGCCCAGGTGCGCGAGGCGCGCGCGACGCTCCTCCCCCAGCTCGAAGCCGGAGCGACCGGGAGCCTGGTCGACGCCGACCTCGCGGAGGCATCGCTCGGGCAGCAGCCCGAGTGGTCGGCGCAGGGGCAACTCACCCTCACGCAGGTCCTCTTCTCGGAGGACGCGCGGGCGAACGTAGGCATCCAGCGGGCGTCGCAGGAGGCTCGCACGCACGAGTTCGCGGCGCTCGAACTCGACATCGCGCTCGACGCCGCTGAGGCCTACCTCGGCGTGCTGCGGGCGCTGGCTCTCGTGGAGGTGCAGCAGGCCAACCTCGCGCTGACGCGCGCGAGTCTCGAACTGGCCGACCGGCGCGAGGCCATCGGGGCCGCAGGCCCTGCCGAAGCACTCCGCCTGCGCGCCGAGCTGGCGACGCGCCGCACCGATCTGATCGACGCGTTCGTGCAGGTGCAGGCCGCCGAGATCGCGCTCAATCAAGTGCTCAACCGGCCCCTCGAAACACCCGTGGCAGTCGCGACGACGGTGTCCGAAGACCGGCTCGCCGACACGGACCTGCTGGCCGCCTACATCGTCGACGCGGAGGCGTTCACCCGGCTGCGGGACGTGCTCAGCGCCGAGGCGATTCGCGCCGAGCCAGGCATTCAGGCGCTGGAGGCGGGCATCCGCGCGCAGGACCGGGCAGGCCGGGCCGCGCGTCGAGCCTTCTACCTCCCCACCGTGGCGCTCGTCGGCCAAGCCAGCACGTCGCTCTACGAGGGCGGGGCCGGCACGGAGGGGCTGGCCTTTCCGACCGATCCCATGCAACCCATGGCGGCGTCGTTTCCCGAGGCGCCGGGGACCTTCTGGACACTCGGCTTGAACGTCACCCTGCCGCTGTTTGAGGGCGGCGGACGGACGGCGCGCCTCGCCCGCGCCACCGCCGAGGTGCACCGGCTGCAGCTGGAGCGGGACCTGATCGCGCAGCGCATCGAACAGAACGTGCGGACGCAGCTGCACGTGACGGCGGCCTCGTACGCCGCCATCCAGGAAGCGCGGCGCGCAGCCGACGCAGCGCGGCAGTCGCTCGACATCGTGACGCGGTCGTACGCGGCGGGGGCCCTCGACGTGACGGCGCTCCTCGAATCGCAGGCGGCGGCGCAGCGAGCCGAGGCCAGCGTGACGAATGCGGTCTACGACTTCCTCGTCAACGTCAAGCGCGTCGAGCGCGCCATCGGGCGCTTCGAGGCGCTCGCCCCGGCAGAGGAGCAGGAGGCCTTCCGCCGTCGCCTCGACGCCGCCCTGCAATCCACGTCTTCCACGCCCTGA
- a CDS encoding response regulator transcription factor: MPHRIFVVDDHAITRKGYVFLLGEEDDLTVCGEAASARDALDQIDAVQPDLLIVDVMMDGMSGLNLVKHLQQTRPGLPILVVSMHEEALYAERALRAGARGYLMKTEASRAVVDAARRVLRGGLYVSESMNDHMLRQYTSPEGQDATSPLARLSDRELEAFEHLGRGLKTSAIAEVMHVSPNTVESYRARIKEKLGLSDGAALVLYAVRHVEQRSLP, translated from the coding sequence ATGCCTCACCGCATCTTCGTCGTCGACGATCACGCGATCACGCGCAAAGGCTACGTCTTCCTGCTGGGCGAGGAAGACGACCTCACGGTGTGCGGCGAGGCGGCCTCGGCACGCGACGCGCTGGACCAGATCGACGCCGTGCAGCCGGACTTGCTCATCGTCGACGTCATGATGGACGGGATGAGCGGCCTCAACCTCGTCAAGCACCTCCAGCAGACGCGTCCCGGCCTCCCGATCCTGGTCGTCTCGATGCATGAGGAAGCGCTCTACGCCGAGCGGGCGCTGCGGGCGGGCGCACGCGGCTACCTGATGAAGACCGAAGCCAGCCGGGCCGTCGTCGATGCCGCACGGCGCGTGCTGCGCGGCGGCCTCTACGTCAGCGAGTCGATGAACGACCACATGCTGCGACAGTACACGAGCCCGGAGGGCCAGGACGCCACGTCGCCGCTGGCGCGCCTCAGCGACCGCGAGTTGGAGGCGTTCGAGCACCTGGGCCGGGGACTGAAGACCAGCGCCATCGCCGAGGTCATGCACGTCAGCCCGAACACGGTCGAGTCGTACCGGGCCCGGATCAAGGAGAAGCTCGGGCTCAGCGACGGCGCGGCGTTGGTGCTCTACGCCGTGCGCCACGTCGAGCAGCGCAGCCTTCCCTGA
- a CDS encoding sensor histidine kinase, with protein MPKFAPSSPSHDLAGMQGRTVVTTPRADSVASIEEALSTEFALTLLRVERMRATLVAGFFAAVAAALALRLALATGTDPAWNWVEPTFGVRLVVTLALLAAQVFVRHLLVRRIKARAPLSEAAWYVMATAEIFALAAVAYFIQSVSPIPEDFGYEVRVVVLLLFVSLSVLRLRAGLSVLTGLLAGGAYLVIASTFGPDAGSVLFGGIPEGYFWGAGMIVGSGGVAGALAWQLRHQVLRLIRTLAERHLLEREAAQAADAERHRIGRDLHDDLGARLTGIAMLCRSLVHRAQKGRPVEASRLEDVALEAEASVEEARRLAQGLSPLDLVDGHLAHALRSLAKRTEDATAIAVTLHTTGPLDDALDVLRPDQREHLYRIAQEAVANAAKHAQPTEIALTLAATDEGLQLSVRDNGGGFADASEEEGERLGLRTMRQRARLIGATLRIQAGPNHGTRVACVVPRDTRPAGS; from the coding sequence ATGCCCAAGTTCGCCCCGTCGTCGCCGAGTCATGACCTCGCAGGCATGCAGGGGCGCACCGTCGTGACCACGCCGCGCGCCGACAGCGTTGCGTCCATCGAGGAGGCGTTGAGCACCGAGTTTGCGCTTACGCTGCTGCGCGTGGAGCGGATGCGGGCCACGCTGGTGGCAGGCTTCTTCGCCGCCGTGGCCGCGGCGCTGGCCCTGCGCCTCGCGCTGGCGACGGGCACCGATCCTGCATGGAACTGGGTCGAACCCACATTTGGCGTGCGGCTCGTGGTTACGCTCGCACTCCTCGCCGCGCAGGTGTTCGTCCGACACCTGCTGGTGCGCCGCATCAAGGCGCGGGCCCCGCTGTCCGAGGCGGCATGGTACGTCATGGCGACCGCGGAGATCTTCGCGCTTGCCGCGGTGGCGTACTTCATCCAGAGCGTTTCGCCCATTCCAGAGGACTTTGGGTACGAGGTGCGGGTCGTGGTGCTGCTGTTGTTCGTGAGCCTCTCCGTGCTGAGGCTGCGTGCGGGGCTCTCCGTGCTGACCGGGCTGCTGGCGGGAGGAGCCTACCTTGTGATTGCGAGCACATTTGGCCCCGATGCGGGTTCCGTGCTCTTCGGCGGGATCCCGGAGGGCTACTTCTGGGGAGCCGGCATGATCGTAGGGAGCGGTGGGGTCGCCGGAGCCCTCGCGTGGCAGCTGCGTCACCAGGTCCTGCGCCTCATCCGCACCCTTGCCGAGCGCCACCTGCTCGAACGCGAGGCCGCGCAGGCCGCCGACGCCGAACGCCACCGGATCGGACGGGACCTGCACGACGACCTCGGTGCCCGCCTGACTGGCATCGCGATGCTATGCCGAAGCCTCGTGCACCGTGCCCAAAAAGGACGCCCCGTCGAGGCGAGTAGGCTGGAGGACGTGGCCCTGGAAGCCGAGGCGAGCGTGGAGGAGGCCCGTCGGCTCGCCCAAGGACTCAGCCCGCTCGACCTGGTGGACGGCCACCTCGCCCACGCGCTCCGGTCGCTAGCGAAGCGCACCGAGGATGCCACAGCCATCGCCGTCACGCTCCACACGACGGGTCCGCTGGACGATGCGCTCGACGTGCTGCGCCCGGACCAACGCGAGCACCTCTACCGCATCGCTCAGGAAGCGGTCGCGAACGCGGCCAAGCACGCGCAGCCAACCGAGATCGCCCTCACGCTCGCGGCAACGGACGAGGGACTCCAACTCAGCGTCCGCGACAACGGGGGCGGATTCGCGGACGCATCTGAAGAAGAAGGTGAGCGACTAGGCCTGCGCACCATGCGGCAGCGCGCGCGCTTGATCGGCGCCACGCTTCGCATTCAAGCGGGCCCGAACCACGGCACACGCGTCGCATGTGTCGTGCCGAGGGACACGCGCCCGGCTGGCTCGTGA
- a CDS encoding T9SS type A sorting domain-containing protein, translating to MLPSLVLSLLGALLSLPPAQAQPSSPWTELCAQRLAPDSASPTYPSRSHLRKATPGPSAARLGCADMGRASDARHRTHRRVVHAEGTMMLLEELVEEWTGSAWAIVFRTLRTYEDGLQTELLEQLWTGAAWANNFRSLDTYEDRLLTESVGQFWDDTAWANSSRDLFAYEDGFQTENVFQSWDGSAWVNNVRLFDTYEEGLLGEGLVQVWTGTAWENNTRSLFTYEDGTLLLLEELGEAWTGSAWENGIRSLFTYEDGLLGEGVAQVWTGTAWENSTRAFRTYEDGFATEITLQIWDDSAWANNVRILDTYEGGLLTETVSQVWDDSAWANSARNLIAYEDGLETERVIQDWDGSAWVNNIRVRSTYGNSTAAEDGPTTPRARLAAYPNPTRGALTVALEMPMAGALRLAVYDLLGRRVAEQPERTLPAGAHELPLDLSALPTGVYVVRASGAVEATQRTTVTR from the coding sequence TTGCTCCCGAGCCTCGTACTCAGCCTCCTCGGCGCCCTACTCTCGCTGCCCCCGGCCCAGGCCCAGCCTTCGTCGCCATGGACTGAGCTGTGCGCGCAGCGCCTCGCGCCCGATAGCGCATCGCCGACCTACCCGTCGCGGTCTCACCTGCGCAAGGCCACACCAGGGCCGTCGGCTGCCCGGCTGGGGTGTGCGGACATGGGGCGCGCCTCGGATGCCCGCCATCGCACACACAGGCGGGTGGTGCACGCGGAGGGCACCATGATGCTGCTGGAGGAACTCGTCGAGGAGTGGACCGGCTCGGCGTGGGCGATTGTTTTCCGCACCCTCCGCACCTACGAGGACGGCCTCCAGACAGAGCTTCTGGAGCAGCTATGGACTGGCGCGGCGTGGGCCAACAACTTCCGCAGCCTCGACACCTACGAAGACAGGCTCCTGACGGAAAGCGTGGGCCAGTTTTGGGACGACACGGCATGGGCGAACAGCTCCCGTGACCTCTTCGCCTACGAGGATGGTTTCCAGACGGAGAACGTGTTCCAGTCTTGGGACGGCTCGGCGTGGGTGAATAACGTCCGCCTCTTCGATACCTACGAGGAGGGCCTCTTGGGAGAAGGGCTCGTCCAGGTGTGGACCGGCACGGCGTGGGAGAACAACACCCGCAGCCTCTTCACCTACGAGGACGGCACGCTGCTACTGCTGGAGGAACTCGGTGAGGCGTGGACCGGCTCGGCCTGGGAGAATGGCATCCGCAGCCTCTTTACCTACGAAGACGGCCTCCTCGGAGAGGGGGTCGCCCAGGTGTGGACCGGCACGGCGTGGGAGAACAGCACCCGCGCCTTTCGCACCTATGAGGACGGCTTCGCCACGGAGATCACCCTCCAGATTTGGGACGACTCGGCGTGGGCCAACAACGTCCGCATCCTCGACACCTACGAGGGCGGTCTCCTGACGGAGACCGTGAGCCAGGTTTGGGACGACTCGGCGTGGGCCAACAGCGCCCGCAACCTCATCGCCTATGAGGATGGCCTCGAGACCGAGCGTGTGATTCAGGATTGGGACGGCTCGGCGTGGGTGAACAACATCCGCGTCCGCTCTACCTACGGGAACTCCACGGCCGCGGAGGACGGACCCACAACTCCACGCGCCCGCCTCGCAGCCTACCCCAACCCGACGCGCGGCGCGCTCACCGTCGCCCTTGAGATGCCCATGGCCGGGGCGCTCCGCCTCGCCGTCTACGACCTCCTCGGGCGGCGCGTGGCTGAGCAGCCCGAGCGCACACTCCCAGCCGGGGCGCACGAGCTGCCGCTAGACCTGAGCGCGCTGCCGACCGGGGTCTACGTGGTGCGCGCCTCGGGGGCTGTGGAGGCGACCCAGCGGACGACGGTCACGCGATAG